The genomic window AAGCCACGGGTGTGAAGATATGATGAACTTAGTCTTGAAAGCAAACAGGGTGCAGTCTAGAAATGGCTCAACTGGTTCCAGTTTTGAAGATTTTAATGTTGATAAACTGGTAACGTGTTTGTTGCCTTTTGTACCTGAGGAGTATTCATGTGTGTTCTTAGGGTTTGTTGTTCTCCTTGATGTTGAGCAGGCAACTCTCCTCAAACATCTCAAAGATCGAGAGTTGCGACTTGCTTTGGTGAAAGGTGACCTCAGTGAGAGGTATCGACACTTAGGCTTCAACACCCCAGAGAATGTCAGGTATGTGGCCAATCTCTCTGACCTGACCGGTTTCAGTGCAGAGGACAAATGGATGGAAGGAGTTTTATCAGCACTTCTCAGACTTGGTGTAGACCTCCTCCTTGTGAATGGTATTGTTACCAGGAAACTAAAAGACCACCTGATTGGTCATAACATCCTGGCTATAGAGAAAGTAAAGGTCTCTGTGCTGAAGGACTTTGCAATGACTTCCGGAGCTGTTCCTATTACATATGTAACACAACTCAATGAGCGCTGCATTGGGACAGGGGTTCAAGTGGCAACATGGAGAGAATGCAGGCACATCCAAAAAAACGACTTTGTAGCGGTCACCATCAGTGCAAAAAGTAGTACTCTGGTCACTGCAGTTATCACCAGTTCAGTCCATGCTAAACTGCAGGCTCTGGAGGACCAGTTCTGGGGCTGCGCTCACAGGCTGGGTCACGCTCTCCGGGACAGAAAAGTTCTGCCTGGCGCCGGGGTAACAGAGCTGCTCTGCACCCAGCggcttcacaaacacattaaatcaGAAGAAGGCAGACGGTCTATATCATCCAGTCCATACCGAAAAACCGTCCTGCAGCTAATGATGGATGGTTGGATTGACTATGTCTCCATGATTTTGTTTAATAGCGGTACCTACCAATCAAAAACAGATGCATGGACTGCACTAAGTCAGCAGCTGAGGGACTTGGACAATGGGCTGCCCCTGTGTGCTGAGGGGTTTTGGGCATCAGTGAATGTAAGaggtgtgagtgagggagagggagagagagagcaggtcaGAGTGTATGATAACGTGCGAGTGAAAATGGAGGTATGGAAGAGAGCTCTGGATATAGTGTGTTTGgtgctgcagacagacacagaaataatTACAGGAGTAACTCAGGGAGAGACCCAGCACAATGgacttgtgtttctgtaacTTGAACCGTGAAatattgtgtgtattttcttaCAATTCTtaggtgttttatttatttttgtgtgttttattttaatttcatcttgTTACAATGCAACAACATGCAGAGTATCTACaccagagcagagggaagctAACCAAAGAACAATTAAGATGATAAAATAAGTGTAAGAATTCAACTCTTGCATGCCCCTTCTTCTATGTGTTGTTAGGTAATAAATTTATCAACCTGTTTTCGAGATTTCATTTTAAGGTAACTTTGAAAGGTCAGACATAGGCTAAGAACTGTATTACCTGTATTTTCTGAATGTCATCAGATTGAAAACTCCTATGCGCTAATTTAAATCAGCACACTGTTATTAAATTTACCACATCTCCTCTTGGTTTTACACtatgcagaaaaagaaatctgttcCTTCCACAGGGGGGAGACAAAAGTATGACAGTGAAGCAGTAGAAAATGGGTTTTCAACCAGCACAGAATGGGGCTACGGACAAACACACCATCCATGACCCATTTGCATGTTTATTAAACAGCTTATAGAAGTCtcattttgtgttctttcatttggttttttttgggggggggggtgcagtgtctgatgtttaatatttgtgtttgaggtgtgtctAGCATGTGTTTTTCAGGTCTATAATTGTGTATTGACCTTTAAAGTCTGTACTTTcggttcaaacacacacacaggcacacactttCACAGAGGGGAGGAAGACTTCAGGACAGAGGAAGGTTTTATGTCACTcagtttttatgtattttggaGCCAATGTCATTCTTAGTTCTAAACAAAGAGCAATGCGGACATCCTCAGTGCGTCACCATGGTGATTCAGCCATTGCTCACAGCAAATGAAAGTGCCTTGCGTGAGAGGATGTGTAACTGTGAAAGATTTAAGTTGAAAGGGttaaatcatttgtttttcaatggAAACAcaattgtaattattatttaaatcCAGTGACTATTTCAGGCTATTTGGTTTGGTCAGCACTGTATTTGCACGTTTATCAAGCCAGTTTCTGAACATCTCAGAGTGGAAGGCATACGTGTATTAGTCTACTAGCATAATGCTGTGGGTAAGAGAACACA from Chanos chanos chromosome 2, fChaCha1.1, whole genome shotgun sequence includes these protein-coding regions:
- the bbs12 gene encoding chaperonin-containing T-complex member BBS12, whose amino-acid sequence is MLRSSVIYPGCHVGLQQLEALAAAMHGFLGPNKVYKFIQDEANGDSSLVCSSFRLLECLDLSCSAGQLLNETVQAHQKVLQSGSGSLIFLTGVWSRVALECLHKGIEVPCIIAAISEGLEVCLETCRQIAVPIEETFYREVSQRGMHSAIGGLPPGHCSPPQLRTGLEGSTQNILSPESTSTVDGNTSAHSNRGKTPMKQRVKLKHSRYFSSDDNKTESPASSQHSHKEDSKSFAICHIANALSHGCEDMMNLVLKANRVQSRNGSTGSSFEDFNVDKLVTCLLPFVPEEYSCVFLGFVVLLDVEQATLLKHLKDRELRLALVKGDLSERYRHLGFNTPENVRYVANLSDLTGFSAEDKWMEGVLSALLRLGVDLLLVNGIVTRKLKDHLIGHNILAIEKVKVSVLKDFAMTSGAVPITYVTQLNERCIGTGVQVATWRECRHIQKNDFVAVTISAKSSTLVTAVITSSVHAKLQALEDQFWGCAHRLGHALRDRKVLPGAGVTELLCTQRLHKHIKSEEGRRSISSSPYRKTVLQLMMDGWIDYVSMILFNSGTYQSKTDAWTALSQQLRDLDNGLPLCAEGFWASVNVRGVSEGEGEREQVRVYDNVRVKMEVWKRALDIVCLVLQTDTEIITGVTQGETQHNGLVFL